A region from the Triticum aestivum cultivar Chinese Spring chromosome 3D, IWGSC CS RefSeq v2.1, whole genome shotgun sequence genome encodes:
- the LOC123073698 gene encoding xyloglucan galactosyltransferase KATAMARI1 homolog codes for MPHSTSTAATPMKPFSRSLQRDLDAAVDDDDGKQHFADDGDGKQNTERGLRRPSRLFYLALLYTVFWALVFYHHFSTSSQQSGKAAVAAPTVLQLKPSAFFSQSRFFRLDPCGGRYVYMYDLPPRFNADLVRQCGRVPISSHVCKDVSHDGFGPPIPGGGEGGSLPERGAYDTDQFMLSIIFHARMRRYECLTADPAAADVVYIPFYAGLDAAMHLSNQDLAVRDALSRDLMDWLARRPEWRAMGGRDHLLVSGRGTWDFLRSPDSTGWGNTLMTYDLAIRNATFLSTEASPRHGNDFALPFPSHFHPTSDAQVTGWQDRMRRRDRAWLWCFAGWPRAQGIGMGPERAEIMEQCGNSSRCSMLGKLNHYVPMRLLGSAEFCMQPRGDGYTRKSTFDAILAGCIPVFFHPVSAYLQYTWHLPRDYRSYSVFIPHGDVVARNVSIEEVLRKIPSGRVAQMRERVIQLIPTVMYRHPAAKEVTFKDAFDVALERVLHRVAKRRRAAADGREYVDSVDGRDSWKYDLMLEDGQNKIGPHEFDQYVHMNATKD; via the coding sequence ATGCCGCACAGCACAAGCACGGCAGCAACACCTATGAAGCCCTTCTCCCGGAGCCTCCAGAGGGACCTGGACGCCGCAGTCGACGACGATGACGGCAAGCAGCACTTcgccgacgacggcgatggcaagcAGAACACCGAGAGAGGCCTCCGGCGGCCGTCCCGGCTCTTCTACCTCGCGCTCCTCTACACCGTCTTCTGGGCCCTGGTATtctaccaccacttctccaccaGCTCGCAACAATCCGGCAAAGCGGCGGTGGCAGCACCCACCGTGCTCCAGCTCAAGCCGTCGGCGTTCTTCTCGCAGTCTCGCTTCTTCCGCCTGGACCCGTGCGGCGGCCGGTACGTGTACATGTACGACCTGCCGCCGCGGTTCAACGCCGACCTCGTCCGCCAGTGCGGCCGGGTCCCAATCTCCTCCCACGTGTGCAAGGACGTGTCCCACGACGGGTTCGGCCCGCCCatcccgggcggcggcgagggcgggtCGCTGCCGGAGCGGGGCGCCTACGACACCGACCAGTTCATGCTGAGCATCATCTTCCACGCCCGGATGCGGCGGTACGAGTGCCTCacggccgaccccgccgccgccgacgtggtGTACATCCCGTTCTACGCCGGCCTGGACGCGGCGATGCACCTGAGCAACCAAGACCTCGCGGTGCGGGACGCCCTGTCTCGGGACCTGATGGACTGGCTGGCGCGGCGGCCAGAGTGGCGCGCCATGGGCGGGCGCGACCACTTGCTCGTCTCCGGGCGGGGTACATGGGACTTCCTCCGCAGCCCGGACTCAACCGGCTGGGGTAACACGCTCATGACCTACGACCTGGCCATCCGCAACGCCACGTTCCTCAGCACTGAGGCTAGCCCGCGGCACGGCAACGACTTCGCTCTGCCGTTCCCGTCGCACTTCCATCCCACTTCCGACGCCCAAGTCACCGGCTGGCAGGACCGCATGCGCCGGCGGGACCGCGCGTGGCTCTGGTGCTTCGCCGGCTGGCCCCGTGCCCAGGGCATCGGTATGGGGCCTGAGCGCGCCGAGATCATGGAGCAGTGCGGCAACTCCAGCCGCTGCTCTATGCTTGGCAAGTTGAACCACTACGTGCCCATgcggctgctcgggagcgccgagtTCTGCATGCAGCCGCGCGGCGACGGCTACACGCGCAAGTCCACCTTCGACGCCATCCTCGCCGGCTGCATCCCGGTCTTCTTCCACCCGGTGTCCGCCTACCTCCAGTACACCTGGCACCTGCCCAGGGACTACCGGAGCTACTCCGTTTTCATCCCTCACGGCGACGTCGTCGCCCGGAACGTCAGCATCGAGGAGGTACTGCGTAAGATACCGTCAGGGAGGGTGGCGCAGATGCGGGAGCGGGTCATCCAGCTTATACCTACCGTGATGTACCGGCACCCGGCGGCCAAGGAGGTTACGTTCAAAGACGCGTTCGACGTCGCTCTTGAGCGTGTCCTCCACCGGGTGGCCAAGCGCCGGCGTGCCGCGGCCGACGGACGGGAGTACGTGGACAGCGTCGACGGACGTGATAGCTGGAAGTACGACCTGATGCTAGAAGATGGGCAGAACAAGATAGGTCCGCACGAGTTTGATCAATATGTTCACATGAACGCAACCAAAGATTAA
- the LOC123073699 gene encoding xyloglucan galactosyltransferase KATAMARI1 homolog — MPHRTCTAATPMKPFSRSLQWDLDAAVDDDDGKQHFADDGDGKQNTERGLRRPSRLFYLALLYTVFWALVFYHHFSTSVQQSGGAAVAAPTALQLKPSAFFSASRFFRRDPCTGRYVYMYDLPPRFNADLVRQCGRVSASSDVCKDVSHDGFGPPITGGGEEGSLPERGAYDTDQFMLSIIFHVRMRRYECLTADPAAAAVVYIPFYAGLDAAMHLGNKDLAVRDALSRDLMDWLARRPEWRAMGGRDHFLVSGRGTWDFLRSPDSTGWGNTLMTYDLAIRNATFLNTEASARHGNDFAVPFPSHFHPSSDAEITGWQDRMRRLDRAWLWCFAGWPRPRGNGMGPERAELIEQCRNSSRCSLLGKLNHYVPGHAMQLLESAQFCMQPRGDGYTRKSTFDSILSGCIPVFFHPVSAYLQYTWHLPRDYRSYSVFIPHRDVVDRNVSIEEVLRKIPPEKVARMRERVIQLIPTVMYRHPAAKGVTFKDAFDVALDRVVDRVAKRRRAAAEGREYVDSVDGADSWKYDLLEDGQTKVGPHEFDQYL, encoded by the coding sequence ATGCCACACCGCACATGCACGGCAGCAACACCGATGAAGCCCTTCTCGCGTAGCCTCCAGTGGGACCTGGACGCCGCAGTCGACGACGATGACGGCAAGCAGCACTTcgccgacgacggcgatggcaagcAGAACACCGAGAGAGGCCTCCGGCGGCCGTCCCGGCTCTTCTACCTCGCGCTCCTCTACACCGTCTTCTGGGCCCTGGTATTCtaccaccacttctccacgagCGTGCAACAATCaggcggcgcggcggtggcagCGCCCACCGCGCTCCAGCTCAAGCCGTCGGCGTTCTTCTCGGCGTCTCGCTTCTTCCGCCGGGACCCGTGCACCGGCCGGTACGTGTACATGTACGACCTGCCGCCGCGGTTCAACGCCGACCTCGTCCGCCAGTGCGGCCGGGTCTCGGCCTCCTCCGACGTGTGTAAGGACGTGTCCCACGACGGGTTCGGCCCGCCCATcacgggcggcggcgaggaagggtcGCTGCCGGAGCGGGGCGCCTACGACACCGACCAGTTCATGCTGAGCATCATCTTCCACGTCCGGATGCGGCGGTACGAGTGCCTCacggccgaccccgccgccgccgccgtggtgtaCATCCCGTTTTACGCCGGCCTGGACGCGGCGATGCACCTGGGTAACAAAGATCTGGCGGTGCGGGACGCCCTGTCTCGGGACCTGATGGACTGGCTGGCGCGGCGGCCAGAGTGGCGCGCCATGGGCGGACGCGACCACTTCCTCGTCTCCGGGCGGGGAACATGGGACTTCCTCCGCAGTCCGGACTCAACCGGCTGGGGTAACACGCTCATGACCTACGACCTGGCCATCCGCAACGCCACGTTCCTCAACACCGAGGCCAGCGCGCGGCACGGCAACGACTTCGCCGTGCCGTTCCCGTCGCACTTCCACCCCTCCTCCGACGCCGAGATCACCGGCTGGCAGGACCGCATGCGCCGGCTGGACCGCGCGTGGCTCTGGTGCTTCGCCGGCTGGCCCCGTCCCCGTGGCAACGGCATGGGGCCCGAGCGCGCCGAGCTCATCGAGCAGTGCCGAAACTCCAGCCGCTGCTCTCTGCTCGGCAAGCTCAACCACTACGTGCCCGGCCACGCCATGCAGCTGCTCGAGAGCGCCCAGTTCTGCATGCAGCCGCGCGGCGACGGGTACACGCGCAAGTCCACCTTCGACTCCATCCTCTCCGGCTGCATCCCGGTCTTCTTCCACCCCGTCTCCGCCTACCTTCAGTACACCTGGCACCTGCCCAGGGACTACCGGAGCTACTCCGTGTTCATCCCTCACCGCGACGTGGTCGACCGGAACGTCAGCATCGAGGAGGTGCTGCGTAAGATACCGCCGGAGAAGGTGGCGCGGATGCGGGAGCGGGTCATCCAGCTTATACCCACTGTGATGTACCGGCACCCGGCGGCCAAGGGGGTTACGTTCAAAGACGCGTTCGACGTCGCCCTTGACCGTGTCGTCGACCGGGTGGCCAAGCGCCGGCGCGCGGCGGCCGAGGGACGGGAGTACGTGGACAGCGTCGACGGAGCTGATAGCTGGAAGTACGACTTGCTAGAGGATGGGCAGACCAAGGTAGGTCCCCATGAGTTTGATCAATATCTGTAA